Proteins encoded within one genomic window of Phototrophicus methaneseepsis:
- a CDS encoding aminotransferase class IV: protein MSVYYVNGAYVNSEEATLPVTDLAILRGYGVFDYLRTYNTKPFRLMDNMARLRNSATLIGLEYPWTDEEIAAIVQETLNRNGFDESSVRIVMTGGTSPDNIMPVGKPSLIVMVEPLNPYPDTWYEKGVKIVTNSQTRLFPGAKSINYISAIMAVKEARAADAVESIYVTESGHILEGTTSNLFIMKGNTLVTTSIDRVLSGITRKTVLEIATSHFTVEERDITLEELLTADEVFITAANKRVVPVVLVNDTTIGDGTPGEGTQQLMALFDEVTYGVTEEA from the coding sequence ATGAGCGTCTATTACGTTAATGGCGCATACGTCAACAGCGAAGAAGCCACACTACCCGTCACCGACCTCGCCATTTTGCGCGGCTATGGTGTCTTTGATTACCTGCGTACTTATAACACCAAGCCATTCCGCCTGATGGATAACATGGCGCGTTTACGTAACTCTGCAACGCTCATCGGCCTGGAATATCCCTGGACAGATGAAGAGATCGCTGCGATTGTGCAAGAGACGCTCAATCGTAACGGCTTCGACGAAAGCAGCGTGCGTATCGTCATGACAGGCGGCACCAGCCCGGATAACATCATGCCCGTCGGCAAACCTTCTCTGATTGTTATGGTGGAACCTCTGAACCCTTATCCAGATACCTGGTACGAAAAGGGCGTCAAGATCGTTACCAACTCTCAGACGCGCCTGTTCCCAGGGGCCAAGAGCATCAACTATATTTCAGCGATTATGGCCGTCAAAGAAGCACGTGCCGCGGATGCTGTCGAATCTATCTACGTGACGGAATCCGGCCATATCCTGGAAGGCACCACCAGCAACCTGTTCATCATGAAGGGCAATACACTGGTTACCACCAGCATTGACCGTGTGCTCTCTGGCATTACCCGCAAGACCGTACTGGAGATCGCCACATCGCACTTCACCGTTGAAGAACGCGACATCACGCTGGAAGAATTGCTGACCGCCGATGAAGTCTTCATCACGGCAGCCAATAAGCGCGTCGTGCCTGTGGTGCTGGTGAATGATACAACCATTGGCGATGGCACCCCCGGCGAAGGCACACAGCAGCTTATGGCGCTATTCGATGAAGTGACCTATGGTGTGACTGAAGAAGCCTAA
- a CDS encoding TolB family protein, whose amino-acid sequence MHKQNIVIGLLLVLISMVLSASFTLAVEEAPHRLAYLAGDEVVVVELPSMTETRIATTPHQPRNHERIISLDADWEAESIYFFVYEDQLFAAPAHQKEIVQVMIEFIPIDGNLLIFSPGYEKLLFQKLTPTTFDIHEMEAHIEAIPQGGTSKGAPSHRIGQFEGRILPVWPFEDQLLGLARTSDVGRVLSRYDIQTGTAQPLISDIPYFRTPYGGEPDLSPDQTEILYPTRQDGNVRLAIMEITTGQAYIVTEDAYGYAPHWSPDGKKIAFLSDHDNPGTMDVYVIDADGQNLVRISEASTPGMTSFIWLE is encoded by the coding sequence ATGCACAAGCAGAACATAGTGATAGGTTTGTTGCTGGTCCTTATAAGCATGGTCCTAAGCGCTTCTTTCACCCTTGCTGTTGAAGAAGCGCCTCATCGGTTGGCTTACCTGGCAGGGGATGAGGTCGTCGTTGTGGAACTACCTTCCATGACAGAAACACGGATTGCGACCACACCCCATCAACCCCGGAATCATGAGAGAATCATCTCGCTGGATGCTGATTGGGAAGCGGAGAGCATTTACTTCTTCGTGTATGAGGATCAGCTGTTTGCAGCCCCGGCCCATCAAAAAGAGATTGTTCAAGTCATGATCGAATTTATACCTATAGATGGGAACTTGCTGATCTTCTCCCCAGGGTATGAGAAGCTGCTGTTTCAGAAGCTCACACCAACGACGTTTGACATCCATGAAATGGAAGCCCATATCGAGGCAATACCCCAAGGTGGAACCTCCAAAGGTGCACCCTCCCATCGTATCGGCCAATTTGAGGGCCGCATTCTTCCAGTATGGCCGTTTGAAGACCAATTGTTGGGCTTAGCGCGAACATCTGACGTGGGGCGCGTGCTGAGCCGATACGACATCCAGACGGGCACGGCACAACCCCTCATATCAGACATACCTTACTTCAGGACGCCTTATGGTGGTGAACCGGACCTCTCCCCAGATCAAACAGAAATCCTCTATCCGACCCGCCAAGATGGCAACGTTCGATTGGCGATTATGGAGATCACGACTGGGCAGGCTTATATCGTGACAGAAGACGCCTATGGCTACGCACCACATTGGTCGCCAGATGGCAAGAAAATTGCTTTCCTGAGCGACCACGATAACCCAGGCACAATGGATGTCTACGTCATTGATGCTGACGGCCAGAACCTCGTGCGCATCTCAGAAGCTAGTACCCCGGGTATGACATCGTTTATTTGGTTGGAATAG
- a CDS encoding TolB family protein, with the protein MKAKRDQKHKNSAKRRRIFLFIGVDFVISLLVIGFVFINLKTREPDYQLAYADGCDVIVISVPDMSKRTLSSKNNSCEGKQYDWPEKELTFYRLQDQLIPVSWDDATRLELLEKLPEQTISAAFSPSGSALAYWVPEDIPTHLGILRYGANHRLYNYDYGRYTVSYPITSWSPDESTLAFSSYLSYVSPQLATVDVVSGTFSLLTNTDYPNSNPVFSPDGKKIAFTSHESGYARLAVYDLTTSQPRFFEHGELGYLPTWSADGEKIAFMSNQDGFMNLYMMNVDGSGLQRLTDYQTSQKTIIAIWLE; encoded by the coding sequence ATGAAAGCAAAACGCGACCAAAAACACAAAAATAGCGCCAAGCGGCGGCGGATCTTTCTGTTCATTGGCGTTGATTTTGTAATCTCGCTGTTGGTTATTGGCTTTGTGTTCATCAACCTCAAAACACGAGAGCCAGATTATCAATTGGCCTATGCAGATGGCTGTGATGTCATCGTTATCAGTGTGCCGGATATGAGCAAAAGAACGCTCTCCAGCAAAAATAATTCCTGTGAAGGTAAGCAGTATGATTGGCCTGAAAAAGAGCTGACATTTTATCGCTTACAAGATCAATTAATCCCCGTCTCCTGGGATGATGCCACACGTCTGGAACTTCTAGAAAAGCTCCCAGAGCAAACGATAAGCGCAGCCTTTTCACCCTCAGGGAGTGCGCTTGCTTACTGGGTTCCAGAAGACATCCCCACGCACTTAGGTATCCTCCGTTATGGTGCAAATCATCGTCTATATAACTATGACTATGGAAGATATACCGTCAGCTATCCGATCACATCCTGGTCACCCGATGAAAGCACATTGGCTTTTTCAAGTTATCTATCTTACGTCTCTCCTCAACTGGCGACTGTGGATGTTGTATCAGGCACATTTAGCCTCTTAACGAATACCGATTACCCCAATTCCAATCCTGTGTTTTCCCCTGATGGCAAGAAGATCGCCTTCACGTCTCATGAGAGCGGCTATGCGCGCCTGGCGGTATACGACCTGACAACAAGCCAACCCCGCTTCTTTGAACATGGTGAATTGGGCTATTTACCGACATGGTCAGCAGATGGGGAAAAGATTGCATTTATGAGTAATCAGGATGGGTTTATGAACTTGTACATGATGAATGTCGATGGCAGCGGCTTACAACGCCTCACAGATTATCAGACCTCCCAGAAAACAATTATCGCTATCTGGCTGGAGTGA
- a CDS encoding ArnT family glycosyltransferase: MSHPSVEDSTQQPGLSPLATLSRWALFLVILIVLTVMLLDTSTIVRVGVMLVLVMPIALMMRGWLHRRTPGAWLRQHPWIDRHSATLAHGLLWFAIISFCAAAIQLRPDADFSTSIWLILGLIAIPIAYELRPWPPSKDRLRQATTYEHSARWALVAIGTLAFVLLTLVNLRGSEFKLNVWAQGMLLISGVVLVGCGFWGHWHGVRQRLNAHFVALILVLLLAAVVRLYNLEWWTMRWLDELLFSNAIVDLRQPDRILMLKPFSGITAFSWAYPMLQALFASILGPGLLPLRLTSAFFGILTVAATYQLGRVQFDKRVGLVAAVIMATLPVHLQFSRIGIANIADPLFGVLALLFVARGLRRPSMRDYALAGLMLGLTQYFYEGGRIFFPLLVASWLVFTRIFARQGASYTPPKLRHLMALAFCFLILAAPLYLTWASWDARMLPRYNTTRAIWNTSALNSVLEEWFERIPVVMRVFVQLHDYSWFYGGTQPILLLPLVPFFFLGIAHSLARLLKPGGSLLVGWIAAGIVGIALIDDAWSYPRYMVLLPGLALCIGLGAIKTWDTFNQRRDARMLSINARPAWIAAAFIVTIMHIGYYFGIHIPNFYEDQYGYKTQQGIIYRDDIEDALWRVLGLPPETHVHIVSGNKPWDFNIEAVRTYFYREDLTIETIDPQSFEAKLMEMSPFDHHAFFLSKEDDISYQLMTMYFLVQDRVYKSPFNIPEEATMDLYFAPAIWSLNEDDGVMQPDLPANASTDEQP, encoded by the coding sequence ATGAGCCATCCCTCTGTAGAAGATTCCACACAACAGCCCGGGCTGTCTCCTCTGGCGACACTCTCTCGCTGGGCGCTTTTCCTTGTCATTCTGATTGTCTTAACCGTCATGCTGCTGGATACATCGACTATCGTGCGCGTTGGGGTGATGCTCGTCCTGGTCATGCCAATCGCATTGATGATGCGCGGCTGGCTGCATCGTCGGACCCCTGGCGCATGGCTGCGTCAGCACCCATGGATTGACCGTCACAGCGCCACGCTTGCACATGGCTTACTCTGGTTTGCAATCATCAGCTTTTGCGCGGCGGCGATTCAACTACGCCCAGACGCGGATTTCAGCACGTCAATCTGGCTGATATTGGGCCTGATTGCGATCCCTATTGCCTATGAACTCAGGCCGTGGCCCCCTAGCAAAGACAGGCTGCGGCAAGCTACGACCTATGAACATTCGGCCCGTTGGGCGCTCGTCGCCATCGGGACGCTGGCTTTTGTTTTGCTGACGCTCGTCAACTTACGCGGGAGCGAGTTCAAGCTCAATGTATGGGCGCAGGGCATGCTGCTTATCAGCGGCGTGGTACTGGTAGGCTGTGGTTTTTGGGGCCACTGGCATGGGGTACGCCAACGGCTGAATGCCCATTTCGTCGCGCTGATTTTGGTCCTGCTGCTGGCGGCTGTCGTGCGCCTTTACAATCTGGAATGGTGGACGATGCGATGGTTGGATGAACTGCTTTTTTCCAACGCCATCGTTGATCTACGCCAGCCTGACCGTATTCTGATGCTCAAGCCATTTAGCGGCATCACGGCCTTTTCCTGGGCGTACCCCATGCTGCAAGCCCTTTTTGCGAGCATCTTAGGGCCGGGATTATTGCCTTTACGCCTGACGAGTGCCTTCTTCGGCATATTGACCGTTGCCGCAACGTATCAACTGGGCCGTGTGCAGTTCGATAAGCGTGTCGGGCTTGTTGCGGCTGTCATCATGGCGACGCTGCCTGTGCATCTGCAATTCAGCCGCATTGGCATCGCCAATATCGCGGACCCCCTCTTTGGTGTGCTGGCGCTACTCTTCGTCGCACGCGGCTTACGGCGGCCCTCGATGCGAGATTATGCGCTTGCCGGGTTGATGTTGGGCCTGACACAATATTTTTATGAAGGCGGGCGTATCTTCTTCCCGCTGTTGGTGGCCTCATGGTTGGTCTTTACGCGCATCTTTGCACGCCAGGGGGCCTCATACACACCGCCGAAGTTACGTCACCTCATGGCATTGGCTTTCTGCTTCTTGATCCTGGCCGCGCCGCTATACCTGACCTGGGCAAGCTGGGACGCGCGTATGCTGCCCCGCTATAACACCACCCGCGCGATTTGGAACACATCCGCGCTCAATTCCGTGCTGGAAGAATGGTTTGAACGTATCCCGGTTGTGATGCGTGTCTTCGTCCAGTTGCATGATTACAGTTGGTTTTATGGCGGCACACAGCCGATCTTGCTGCTGCCGCTGGTACCGTTCTTCTTCCTGGGCATTGCCCACAGCTTGGCACGTCTGCTCAAACCAGGCGGCAGTCTACTCGTCGGATGGATCGCTGCTGGTATTGTCGGCATCGCCTTAATTGATGACGCGTGGTCTTATCCACGCTATATGGTGTTACTACCTGGTCTGGCCCTGTGCATCGGCTTAGGGGCCATCAAAACGTGGGACACATTCAATCAGCGACGCGATGCCAGAATGCTCAGCATAAATGCACGGCCAGCCTGGATCGCAGCGGCGTTCATTGTCACAATCATGCACATTGGCTACTACTTTGGCATCCACATCCCGAACTTTTACGAAGATCAATACGGCTACAAAACGCAGCAGGGCATTATCTACAGAGACGATATTGAGGATGCCCTCTGGCGGGTGCTGGGATTGCCACCAGAGACGCACGTCCATATTGTCAGCGGCAACAAACCTTGGGACTTCAATATTGAAGCCGTGCGCACTTATTTCTACCGAGAAGACTTAACGATTGAAACGATTGACCCGCAATCATTTGAAGCAAAGCTCATGGAGATGTCGCCTTTCGACCATCACGCTTTCTTCCTCAGCAAAGAGGATGACATTTCCTATCAACTGATGACGATGTACTTTCTGGTGCAAGATCGCGTCTATAAAAGCCCCTTCAACATCCCTGAAGAAGCGACGATGGACCTTTACTTCGCCCCGGCGATATGGAGCCTGAACGAGGATGATGGGGTAATGCAGCCGGACCTGCCAGCAAATGCGTCAACCGATGAGCAGCCATAA
- a CDS encoding peptidylprolyl isomerase — MKWTRWGVALALLLMMTASAFAQDAQTPEALCEAATAEEPETREYTQPEDVLEDGVDYRAIFCTDAGPIYVDLFEDLTPLTVNNFVFLAQEGYYNNTTFHRVLADFMAQGGDPTGSGAGGPGYQFRDEFIGFLTFDRPGLLAMANAGTSTNGSQFFITYAPTPHLNYAHTIFGEVLTGLDNATSLTLRDPQQEPDFEGDALKTVLIITDPATVDADVKASVVEPAAAEDVEAAFAELPSVAEQNGLAYNEEFSGIVPAEDVEEDLSSQDEFAYRYQTELVNDTCDEQFGFDYIRYTIDAYDSAEGAVAALESGAYDAINTAEGYELVEENQSGWTQYTMATTDCTGADAVATRVYLDRGSYVVSVESVFPADMAELYPLDLVLGDQFTRLFESFLVETFRPVAQ; from the coding sequence ATGAAATGGACCCGTTGGGGCGTCGCATTGGCGCTGTTATTGATGATGACTGCAAGCGCGTTCGCCCAGGATGCACAGACGCCAGAAGCACTGTGCGAAGCGGCCACTGCTGAAGAGCCTGAAACGCGTGAATATACCCAGCCTGAAGATGTGCTGGAAGATGGCGTGGATTATCGTGCAATTTTCTGTACAGATGCCGGCCCCATCTACGTCGACCTATTTGAAGATTTGACCCCCTTGACTGTGAATAACTTCGTCTTCTTGGCCCAAGAAGGTTATTACAATAACACGACCTTCCATCGTGTCCTGGCGGACTTCATGGCCCAGGGTGGTGACCCCACAGGCTCTGGCGCAGGCGGCCCCGGTTACCAGTTCCGTGATGAATTCATCGGCTTCCTGACGTTTGACCGCCCCGGTTTACTGGCAATGGCGAACGCAGGTACCAGCACCAACGGCAGCCAGTTCTTCATCACTTATGCGCCGACCCCGCACCTGAACTATGCGCATACGATCTTTGGCGAAGTCCTCACCGGGCTGGATAATGCCACATCCCTGACCCTGCGCGATCCTCAGCAAGAGCCAGATTTTGAAGGCGACGCGCTGAAGACCGTCCTGATCATCACTGATCCAGCCACAGTCGACGCTGATGTAAAAGCAAGTGTGGTGGAACCCGCAGCGGCTGAAGATGTCGAAGCGGCATTCGCAGAACTGCCCTCCGTCGCAGAACAAAACGGCCTGGCCTACAACGAAGAATTTTCAGGTATTGTGCCCGCCGAAGATGTGGAGGAAGACCTGAGCTCACAGGATGAATTCGCTTATCGTTACCAGACTGAACTCGTGAACGATACCTGTGATGAGCAATTTGGCTTCGACTACATCCGCTACACCATCGACGCCTATGACAGCGCTGAAGGGGCCGTAGCGGCCCTTGAAAGCGGCGCTTATGATGCGATCAACACCGCAGAAGGCTATGAACTTGTCGAAGAAAATCAATCAGGCTGGACGCAGTACACCATGGCGACCACGGACTGCACCGGCGCGGATGCTGTCGCCACGCGCGTTTATCTGGATCGCGGTAGTTATGTCGTCTCTGTAGAGAGCGTCTTCCCGGCAGACATGGCTGAATTGTATCCGCTTGATCTCGTCCTGGGCGATCAATTCACGCGCTTGTTTGAGTCCTTCCTTGTAGAAACATTCCGCCCTGTCGCGCAATAA
- a CDS encoding aminoglycoside phosphotransferase family protein translates to MLERPNIADSDLMACLQAAYELPIATVEFLPLGADTNTAVFKAWGDEADDEASTYFVKLRSGPFDEMSIVVPSYLHDKHVEHLIAPLPTRTQRLWASLGDYKVALFPFVAGRDGYDVDLLDRHWVEMGQVLKAIHTMALPTTILERLQRETYPANWREKVHMFQKMAADTPFADPIAAELAAFLKDKAAIVMGLVQRAEQLAAVLKQQPEPFVLCHGDLHAGNVLIDGEQHLYIVDWDTLVLAPRERDLMFVGGGLYLNKRTPEQEEGLFYQGYGAVQANPVALAYYRYERIIQDIAEFCSELLLTDAGGEDRPNSLRLLRSQFRPDSVIAMAYRSESALPQAYKTGDFAFQPSRL, encoded by the coding sequence ATGCTGGAACGACCCAATATCGCAGATAGCGACCTGATGGCTTGCTTGCAAGCTGCTTATGAATTGCCGATTGCCACCGTTGAATTTTTGCCGCTGGGTGCCGATACAAACACGGCTGTCTTTAAAGCATGGGGTGACGAAGCAGATGATGAAGCCTCCACCTATTTTGTGAAGCTGCGCAGCGGCCCTTTTGATGAGATGTCGATTGTGGTGCCCAGCTACCTCCATGATAAACATGTTGAGCACCTTATCGCTCCTTTGCCCACCCGGACGCAGCGGCTTTGGGCTAGCCTGGGCGATTATAAAGTTGCGCTGTTCCCTTTTGTGGCAGGCCGCGATGGCTACGATGTCGATTTGCTGGATCGCCATTGGGTAGAAATGGGCCAGGTGCTCAAGGCGATCCATACCATGGCGCTGCCTACAACGATTTTAGAGCGTTTGCAGCGAGAGACTTACCCCGCTAACTGGCGCGAGAAAGTCCATATGTTCCAGAAGATGGCCGCAGATACCCCCTTCGCAGACCCTATCGCTGCAGAATTAGCTGCTTTCTTAAAGGATAAGGCTGCTATCGTGATGGGGCTCGTCCAGCGGGCGGAGCAGCTCGCTGCTGTGCTAAAGCAGCAGCCAGAGCCATTTGTCTTATGCCATGGCGATCTCCATGCTGGGAATGTGCTCATCGATGGTGAGCAGCACCTCTATATTGTGGATTGGGATACGCTGGTTTTGGCCCCCAGGGAACGAGACCTGATGTTCGTCGGCGGGGGGCTTTACCTTAATAAGCGCACCCCGGAGCAAGAAGAAGGCCTCTTTTACCAGGGATACGGCGCTGTACAGGCCAACCCGGTTGCACTAGCATATTATCGCTATGAACGCATCATCCAGGATATTGCTGAATTTTGTTCAGAACTGCTTTTGACAGATGCAGGGGGTGAGGATCGCCCGAACAGCCTCAGGCTGTTGAGGAGCCAATTCCGCCCGGATAGTGTCATCGCAATGGCGTATCGCTCTGAAAGCGCTTTGCCGCAAGCTTATAAAACAGGTGATTTTGCGTTCCAACCCTCCAGGCTTTGA
- a CDS encoding NADPH:quinone oxidoreductase family protein encodes MKAVLCRRFGLPEDLTIEDIPSPVVGPGEVKIAVKAAGLNFPDVLIVQGLYQLKPTFPFSPGLEIAGDVLEVGEGVEHVAVGQRVMGIVNYGGFAEEVLVPAGMVIPMPDNMPYEHGAIFPIVYGTSHIALSHRAQLQAGETLLVLGAAGGVGLTAVELGKLMGANVIACASTREKLALAEQYQADHLINYIKEDLRDAVKDATNGHYADVIYDPVGGALFDEAIRCVAWEGRYLVIGFASGRIPELPTNRVLLKNSSLVGMFWGAYAVNDPAVMVRSLDILLGWYAEGRLVPHISATYPLEQAAVALTAMMNRQTMGKMVLRIS; translated from the coding sequence ATGAAAGCCGTTTTATGCCGCCGCTTTGGATTGCCGGAAGACCTGACGATTGAAGACATTCCTAGCCCAGTCGTAGGCCCTGGCGAGGTCAAAATCGCTGTGAAGGCCGCTGGTTTAAACTTCCCCGATGTGTTGATAGTGCAGGGCCTTTATCAACTTAAACCGACGTTCCCGTTTAGCCCCGGCCTTGAGATTGCAGGTGATGTCCTGGAAGTAGGTGAAGGTGTTGAGCATGTCGCCGTAGGCCAGCGGGTCATGGGTATCGTGAATTATGGTGGCTTTGCCGAAGAAGTCCTCGTGCCGGCTGGTATGGTCATCCCCATGCCGGATAACATGCCCTATGAGCATGGCGCGATATTCCCGATTGTGTACGGTACTTCCCATATTGCCCTATCTCATCGGGCACAGTTACAAGCTGGCGAGACGCTGTTGGTCTTGGGGGCCGCTGGTGGGGTTGGCCTGACGGCTGTTGAACTGGGTAAGCTCATGGGGGCGAATGTCATCGCTTGTGCCAGCACGCGGGAAAAACTGGCTCTCGCTGAGCAATATCAGGCCGATCACCTCATCAACTACATCAAAGAGGACCTTCGGGATGCGGTGAAAGATGCTACCAACGGGCATTATGCCGATGTGATTTATGACCCGGTGGGCGGGGCGCTGTTTGATGAGGCGATACGCTGTGTCGCCTGGGAGGGCCGCTATCTCGTGATTGGTTTTGCCAGTGGGCGGATCCCTGAACTGCCTACGAATCGGGTTTTACTCAAGAACAGCTCGCTGGTTGGCATGTTCTGGGGGGCCTATGCCGTCAATGACCCTGCCGTGATGGTGCGCTCGCTGGATATCTTGCTGGGTTGGTATGCGGAAGGCCGTCTGGTCCCCCATATCAGCGCGACATATCCTCTGGAACAAGCCGCCGTTGCGCTCACCGCCATGATGAACCGTCAGACGATGGGGAAGATGGTCTTGCGCATCAGCTAA
- a CDS encoding DUF3352 domain-containing protein has translation MKKFLTTLLLAVLAIGILPVQAQVASTDELTELAAYIPEESPLFLVTRSDPGFIETLDGLGANVAGQVGFPVASPLSEALEDSATLIDPEGDFETLIGRWLGDTVAIAALSPDQFFSTGSLYAFMSVTDELTASKYINLAIEATGHEDDYTVSEFAGGTLYAAPQDMSWYSSYWLAEDVLVVSDNSYDGFLYEPPQATLADSTTFTETLGLLPEPAYHALAYIDVPVLMDRLLTENPMDEDVATYFPDMDFEAVLTSTSAQAWGFTILEGRSLTVDFAQTVDIAAMEAAGFDWSASTSINADFASYVPADAALVLQDSDLGASILETLNMLTLIGEAVSARQGEYYTDPMYYYSQADAEQAMAMLDETVTFLRLAYQGLSGTPLEESLAWMTGDYAVYLGFPLVNDERGLDVGVIQTVTDPAAAESFSQALQAILDSWGASYQQEGNIVTLSSLNDLVTRAQEADLEAGISPISLDILFGYDDAIFALGTRSGVESAFNGGESLADSAIFQAASAYMLPETQALVYVNGDNLSIGLDWLAEQNPRDAAELAMLANIMESASLTASYDETGTGLVRFVVTLSQ, from the coding sequence ATGAAGAAGTTCTTGACGACGCTACTCCTGGCGGTCCTGGCAATCGGCATATTGCCGGTGCAAGCACAGGTCGCCTCGACAGATGAGCTCACCGAGCTGGCGGCGTATATCCCGGAAGAATCACCTCTATTCCTGGTCACTCGCAGTGACCCCGGTTTTATCGAAACGCTGGATGGCCTGGGCGCGAATGTCGCGGGACAGGTTGGCTTCCCGGTCGCATCCCCCTTGAGTGAAGCGCTGGAAGACAGCGCCACGCTGATTGACCCGGAAGGGGACTTTGAGACGCTGATTGGGCGCTGGTTGGGCGATACCGTCGCAATCGCTGCCCTAAGCCCGGATCAATTCTTTTCGACAGGTAGCCTGTATGCCTTTATGAGCGTGACGGATGAATTAACGGCTAGCAAGTACATCAATCTCGCAATAGAAGCCACAGGCCACGAAGACGACTATACAGTGAGCGAATTCGCGGGTGGCACGCTCTATGCCGCCCCACAGGACATGAGCTGGTATAGCAGCTATTGGCTTGCGGAAGATGTGCTGGTTGTCAGTGACAATAGCTACGATGGGTTCTTATATGAGCCGCCTCAGGCAACCCTGGCAGACAGCACCACATTCACTGAGACGCTTGGCCTCTTGCCCGAACCTGCTTACCATGCCCTGGCGTATATTGATGTGCCCGTTCTCATGGATAGGCTCCTAACAGAAAACCCCATGGACGAAGATGTCGCAACTTACTTCCCAGATATGGATTTTGAAGCCGTACTGACATCGACCAGTGCTCAGGCCTGGGGCTTTACCATCCTGGAAGGGCGTTCCCTCACTGTCGACTTTGCGCAGACTGTTGATATTGCGGCGATGGAAGCCGCCGGCTTTGATTGGTCCGCCAGTACATCGATCAATGCGGATTTCGCCAGCTATGTCCCGGCAGATGCGGCCCTTGTTTTGCAGGATTCTGACCTGGGTGCTTCAATCCTTGAGACATTGAATATGCTGACCCTGATTGGCGAAGCAGTGAGCGCTCGTCAGGGAGAGTACTATACAGACCCCATGTACTACTACAGTCAGGCTGATGCGGAACAAGCTATGGCTATGCTGGATGAGACTGTGACGTTCTTGCGTCTGGCATATCAGGGCCTGAGCGGGACACCTCTGGAAGAATCCCTTGCATGGATGACGGGCGATTACGCCGTTTATCTTGGCTTCCCGCTGGTGAATGATGAACGGGGCCTAGATGTGGGTGTGATTCAGACGGTGACAGACCCCGCCGCTGCAGAGAGCTTCTCACAAGCATTACAAGCTATCCTCGATAGCTGGGGCGCTTCTTATCAGCAAGAAGGCAACATCGTGACGCTTTCTTCTTTGAACGACCTCGTCACCCGTGCGCAGGAAGCTGATCTCGAAGCGGGTATCTCGCCTATTAGCCTGGATATTCTCTTTGGCTATGATGATGCCATCTTCGCATTAGGGACGCGTTCCGGTGTGGAATCCGCCTTTAATGGCGGCGAAAGCCTTGCGGATTCAGCCATCTTCCAGGCCGCATCCGCTTATATGCTGCCAGAAACGCAAGCCCTGGTGTATGTCAACGGCGATAACCTCTCCATCGGGTTGGATTGGTTGGCGGAGCAGAATCCGCGTGATGCTGCTGAACTGGCTATGCTTGCTAACATCATGGAGAGTGCCAGCCTCACTGCCAGTTACGATGAAACAGGCACTGGCTTGGTGCGCTTTGTCGTGACGTTATCCCAATAA
- a CDS encoding 4a-hydroxytetrahydrobiopterin dehydratase: MTELTAQNWEPITEASTRLSDDEIKELHKSVPNWQVVEINNLKHLQRHFEFPNFEQSLEFVYEVGKKALEQKHYPKLVVDVTYVTVDWVTHDLHGLHKNDFVMALRVDDMLSRWELISGEKDAVEEASEESFPASDPPGY; this comes from the coding sequence ATGACCGAACTGACCGCGCAAAACTGGGAACCGATTACAGAAGCTAGCACCCGGCTCAGCGATGATGAGATCAAGGAATTACACAAGTCCGTGCCAAACTGGCAAGTTGTCGAGATCAATAACCTGAAGCATTTACAGCGACATTTTGAATTTCCGAATTTCGAGCAATCTCTGGAATTCGTTTATGAAGTCGGCAAGAAGGCGCTTGAACAGAAGCATTACCCCAAGCTTGTCGTTGACGTGACCTACGTGACAGTCGATTGGGTCACACATGATTTACACGGCCTGCACAAAAATGACTTTGTTATGGCGCTGCGCGTCGATGACATGCTCTCTCGTTGGGAGCTTATCAGCGGCGAAAAAGATGCCGTTGAAGAAGCATCAGAGGAATCCTTCCCGGCCAGCGATCCGCCAGGCTACTAA